A genomic window from Montipora capricornis isolate CH-2021 chromosome 8, ASM3666992v2, whole genome shotgun sequence includes:
- the LOC138014444 gene encoding zinc finger protein 862-like produces MAARRCFSLLGYFKGTEQNTKQSTSKDKEASTTTDCEDSEPKAKKAKKERPFKEAWRKEFAWLMYDDESGKMFCQYCLHFPNSKNKQSSFCCGSQNFQLDGLRSHERSAGHVLSVDAKVAKNKGARKGTIDAELLRLEKDTVAKMEKLFNTAYYVCNLKMPFSSFPHLCSLQTKNGLVLGQTYRNDHGCKEFCKHISQVMKDEQAAIIKNARFLSVLADGSTDLSVTEEEIVYVRYALPSAETITFYVGQKEVPSAKAPGILHAIETVMDEKDEHWKEKLISTGTDGASVMIGRLGGVVAMLQAQVPHVIGIHCVAHKLELAFADTFKSCEVMKQVKEVLTGCWKHYRYSAKAVRELKELADAMEVNVGKPTKADGTRWVPHFLRAIEVLVGKNYKVIVAHFAHTAEANDSSAEMQGRAKNVYKKLTSYRFLQYLHLLWDIAFEISKVSLVFQRNEVAVSDVKHELDRVDLALHNMARRGGRHLQSFQEKVGDGVVFQDVNLKRAENDTETFARNRENILSDSRRFVQQRFESFCSPVLKAAAVITDHNSWPRTRDQLGMYGEEDVVVLANHYRDVLNRNDFDIDEAKDEWLSLKLHALNTRAMETLTKQVFWNQIYKVNHAQFSHVLMLVEISFTMAVSSSCCERGFSCMSRLKTEYRNSLDVSTVDHLMNICLNGPSPEEFVAEKAIIHWVQESQRARRPNFLD; encoded by the coding sequence ATGGCCGCTCGCCGTTGTTTTTCTTTGCTTGGCTATTTCAAAGGAACAgagcaaaatacaaagcaaagtaCAAGCAAAGATAAAGAAGCTTCAACAACAACAGACTGTGAAGATTCTGAGCCAAAAGctaaaaaagccaaaaaggaaaGGCCTTTTAAGGAAGCATGGAGAAAGGAATTTGCGTGGTTGATGTACGATGATGAGTCAGGAAAAATGTTCTGCCAATATTGCCTACATTTTCCAAACAGCAAAAACAAGCAGTCTTCGTTTTGTTGCGGGAGTCAAAATTTTCAGCTGGACGGGCTAAGATCTCATGAAAGATCTGCTGGACATGTATTGAGTGTGGATGCTAAAGTTGCTAAAAACAAAGGTGCAAGAAAAGGGACAATCGATGCTGAATTGCTAAGACTAGAGAAAGATACTGTTGCAAAGATGGAAAAGCTGTTTAATACAGCCTACTACGTATGCAATCTCAAGATGCCTTTTTCCAGTTTTCCTCATTTGTGTTCTCTTCAAACTAAAAATGGACTTGTGTTAGGACAAACATATAGAAATGATCATGGATGTAAAGAATTTTGTAAGCATATATCCCAGGTCATGAAAGATGAACAAGCAGCTATTATTAAGAATGCACGATTTCTGTCTGTATTGGCGGATGGAAGCACAGATTTGAGTGTGACTGAGGAGGAAATTGTTTATGTGAGATATGCTTTGCCATCAGCAGAAACCATAACATTTTATGTGGGGCAGAAAGAGGTTCCTAGTGCAAAAGCACCTGGAATTCTTCATGCCATTGAAACAGTGATGGACGAGAAAGATGAGCACTGGAAAGAAAAGCTTATTTCTACCGGTACAGATGGTGCTTCAGTCATGATAGGTAGACTAGGTGGTGTTGTGGCAATGTTGCAAGCCCAAGTTCCACATGTAATTGGAATCCACTGTGTTGCCCATAAATTGGAACTAGCTTTTGCTGATACATTCAAGTCATGTGAGGTCATGAAACAAGTGAAAGAAGTGCTTACTGGCTGTTGGAAACACTACAGGTACTCTGCCAAGGCAGTAAGAGAACTGAAGGAGCTTGCAGATGCTATGGAGGTCAATGTGGGAAAACCTACAAAGGCTGATGGGACCAGATGGGTACCACACTTTTTACGAGCAATTGAAGTGTTAGTTGGGAAAAACTACAAGGTGATAGTTGCACACTTTGCTCATACAGCAGAAGCAAATGATTCATCTGCTGAGATGCAAGGAAGAGCGAAAAATGTCTACAAAAAACTGACTAGCTACAGATTTTTACAGTACTTGCATTTGTTGTGGGATATTGCTTTTGAAATATCCAAAGTCTCCCTTGTCTTCCAGAGAAATGAAGTTGCAGTATCAGATGTGAAACATGAACTAGACAGGGTTGACCTTGCCCTGCATAACATGGCCAGACGTGGAGGTAGGCATTTGCAGTCATTCCAAGAAAAAGTTGGTGATGGAGTAGTATTTCAGGATGTGAATCTCAAGAGAGCAGAGAATGATACAGAAACATTTGCTAGAAACAGGGAAAATATCCTCAGTGATTCAAGGAGATTTGTGCAGCAAAGGTTTGAGAGTTTCTGCTCTCCTGTTCTGAAAGCAGCAGCTGTGATTACAGATCACAATTCATGGCCAAGAACAAGGGATCAGCTAGGAATGTATGGTGAGGAGGATGTTGTGGTCCTGGCCAATCACTACAGAGATGTGCTGAACAGAAATGACTTTGATATTGATGAGGCAAAAGACGAATGGCTATCCTTGAAACTACATGCCTTGAATACCAGGGCCATGGAAACCCTGACAAAGCAAGTCTTCTGGAACCAAATATACAAAGTAAACCATGCACAGTTCTCACATGTGCTTATGCTCGTGGAGATAAGCTTTACCATGGCTGTTTCATCCTCTTGTTGTGAAAGGGGTTTTTCTTGTATGTCAAGACTTAAGACTGAATACAGAAATTCCCTTGACGTGTCCACAGTCGACCACTTAATGAACATTTGTCTGAATGGTCCCAGTCCAGAAGAATTTGTTGCTGAGAAAGCCATTATTCACTGGGTGCAAGAATCACAGAGGGCTCGCCGACCTAACTTCTTGGATTAA
- the LOC138014449 gene encoding uncharacterized protein produces the protein MRLGPPIEEVKEEPVEEEVMKDAMIYGKNLAKPLSEYQIAVNKAAGKLALQSPVLLSNRGELYEKAREQVKVDGYSFKKGFSRSNSGTSSCSSSETETVSPKVKRAKRDKDERKREVDNLTTMVENVKGNLQFKQKRQEKAKTVHDYKQCDQLATEIRQLLKDKHDYEMQIAALQKSESKSSWYFKSKSKPKKADSRAMKGLNKTQSRLPQENKISFKSSPVTAVNSGNSTCINTKSAQRGMPSSLSTSEEGEEYHTEREKSMSDESKVTSPTGSERVEPPTAIEDAPSPTDTVILQGSTDEEDVRDFALTPPVTKELEGDLNIF, from the exons ATGAGGTTGGGGCCTCCAATTGAG GAAGTTAAAGAGGAACCAGTTGAAGAAGAGGTGATGAAGGATGCTATGATTTATGGAAAGAATCTTGCAAAGCCCTTATCAGAATACCAAATAGCAGTAAACAAAGCAGCTGGAAAACTGGCCTTGCAAAGCCCAGTGTTACTCTCAAACAGAG gAGAGCTCTATGAGAAGGCAAGAGAACAAGTCAAAGTTGATGGATATTCATTCAAAAAGGGTTTCTCAAGATCCAATAGTGGTACAAGCAGCTGCAGCAGCAGTGAGACTGAAACTGTGTCTCCAAAAGTAAAACGGGCCAAGCGAgacaaagatgaaagaaaaagggaagTAGATAATTTAACAACAATGGTAGAGAATGTAAAAGGTAATTTGCAATTTAAGCAAAAGAGGCAAGAAAAAGCCAAGACAGTCCATGATTACAAACAATGTGATCAGTTAGCAACGGAAATAAGGCAGCTGTTAAAGGATAAACATGATTATGAAATGCAGATAGCAGCACTGCAAAAAAGTGAATCAAAGTCATCGTGGTATTTCAAGAGCAAGTCGAAACCAAAAAAAGCAGATTCAAGGGCTATGAAAGGTCTCAATAAAACTCAGTCGAGGTTGCCACAGGAGAATAAAATAAGTTTCAAATCATCGCCTGTAACtgcagttaattctgggaattCTACCTGTATCAACACAAAATCTGCTCAACGTGGTATGCCTTCTTCCTTAAGCACATCAGAAGAAGGAGAGGAATATCATACTGAAAGGGAAAAGTCAATGTCCGATGAAAGCAAGGTCACATCACCAACAGGATCAGAGAGAGTTGAACCTCCAACAGCCATAGAGGATGCCCCGTCACCTACAGACACGGTGATCTTACAGGGATCAACAGACGAGGAGGACGTTCGGGATTTTGCCTTGACCCCTCCAGTTACAAAGGAACTGGAGGGGGACTTGAACATCTTTTGA